The following coding sequences lie in one Desulfitibacter alkalitolerans DSM 16504 genomic window:
- a CDS encoding class II glutamine amidotransferase: MCGIAGFISQDQVRENGQRIRKAIVLQNDRGNGLGAGYGAYGIFPEYKDLYAFQVACNEKSQHEEVYSYLIKHFKIHHQERVKVWGHRIKNCPLIVRFFLEPKQEQISLNMMDDAGSMRFDDYVIGHVMHINSNIQGAYVFSSGKNMGVFKGVGTPEEIYDFYCLDEYEAYCWIAHNRFPTNTPGWWGGAHPMNLLGWSIVHNGEISSYGINRRYLETFGYKCNLQTDSEVVAYLLDLLIRQHGLSIEDAIKVLAPPYWSEIKRMKNSIEKSRLIQLKTTYEAAMLNGPFAILCAHDNGLFSITDNTKLRPMSVGVCKGYKYFSSEISALYEMENNLEEIFAPRAGEPVIVEYTRQVNVCQKQAS, from the coding sequence ATGTGCGGAATCGCTGGTTTCATAAGTCAGGACCAGGTTAGAGAAAATGGTCAAAGAATACGCAAGGCAATAGTATTACAAAATGATAGAGGAAATGGATTAGGAGCTGGTTATGGAGCATATGGGATCTTCCCGGAATACAAGGATTTATACGCCTTCCAAGTAGCATGTAATGAAAAAAGCCAGCATGAAGAGGTTTACTCATATTTGATTAAACACTTTAAAATTCATCACCAGGAAAGGGTAAAGGTTTGGGGTCACAGGATTAAAAACTGCCCATTAATTGTCAGGTTTTTTTTAGAACCTAAACAGGAGCAGATCTCCTTGAATATGATGGATGATGCAGGAAGCATGAGATTTGATGATTATGTTATAGGTCATGTAATGCACATAAACTCTAATATTCAAGGCGCATATGTTTTTTCAAGCGGCAAAAACATGGGGGTTTTCAAAGGTGTAGGTACCCCAGAGGAAATATATGATTTTTATTGCTTGGATGAGTATGAGGCATACTGCTGGATAGCTCATAACAGATTTCCTACAAATACTCCTGGCTGGTGGGGTGGTGCCCATCCCATGAACCTGTTAGGATGGTCAATTGTTCACAACGGTGAAATATCATCTTATGGAATAAATAGAAGATATTTAGAAACATTCGGTTATAAATGTAATCTGCAAACAGATAGTGAGGTGGTTGCTTACCTTCTTGATTTACTAATTAGACAGCATGGCCTAAGTATTGAGGATGCCATCAAGGTTTTAGCTCCCCCATACTGGTCTGAGATAAAAAGGATGAAAAACAGCATAGAAAAAAGCAGGTTAATTCAGCTTAAGACTACTTATGAAGCAGCAATGTTAAATGGTCCCTTTGCAATCTTGTGTGCACATGACAATGGTCTCTTTAGCATTACAGATAATACCAAGCTTCGACCCATGTCAGTGGGTGTATGCAAGGGTTATAAATATTTTAGCAGTGAGATATCAGCATTATATGAAATGGAGAATAACCTGGAAGAAATATTTGCTCCAAGGGCAGGGGAGCCTGTGATAGTTGAATACACCCGACAAGTTAACGTTTGTCAGAAGCAGGCTTCATAA
- the lpdA gene encoding dihydrolipoyl dehydrogenase, with the protein MYDIVVLGGGPGGYVAAIRGAQLGARVALIEAGEVGGTCLNKGCIPTKAMIASIDKLEAVKEAGEYGIEVDGYKINFHKLQERKSQVVAQLVKGIHFLIKKNKIDYFKGYGYFLNENEIQVRSDDGEQTIAGKNIIIATGSEPLLFDAFNYDGVNIITSDEALELTEIPESLLIVGGGVIGCEFATIYAALGTQVTIVEALPHVLPMVDKDIAMRLQTFLKKKGITIKTKTMIKELTASSGSVKAVTDSGELKAKKALISVGRKVASRGFGIENTGVELGSRGEILVNKKMQTNIPNIYAIGDVTNKILLAHVASFQGIVAAENIQGKEVEMDYDVVPNCVFTKPEVASVGLTDDECAKEGIPVKVGKFNFIANGKAVAMGETDGMVKIIAREEDDVILGIHIIGPHAADLISEASIAIHNKLTLKDITEVIHAHPTLSEAVMEAAEQALGMAIHA; encoded by the coding sequence ATGTACGATATAGTTGTATTGGGTGGAGGTCCAGGGGGATATGTTGCTGCCATCAGGGGGGCTCAGCTTGGAGCCAGGGTTGCCTTAATAGAAGCAGGAGAGGTTGGGGGCACGTGCTTGAATAAGGGCTGTATACCTACCAAGGCCATGATTGCTAGCATTGATAAGCTTGAGGCAGTAAAAGAGGCTGGAGAGTATGGGATAGAAGTTGATGGATATAAAATTAATTTTCATAAGCTTCAAGAAAGAAAGAGCCAGGTTGTGGCACAGCTTGTAAAGGGCATACATTTTCTAATTAAGAAAAATAAGATTGACTATTTTAAAGGATATGGTTATTTTCTCAATGAAAATGAAATCCAGGTCAGATCTGATGACGGGGAACAGACAATAGCAGGTAAAAATATCATCATAGCTACAGGCTCAGAGCCACTGTTATTTGATGCGTTTAATTATGATGGAGTTAATATCATAACTAGTGACGAAGCTTTAGAATTGACAGAAATTCCAGAGAGTTTATTGATAGTAGGAGGAGGAGTGATAGGGTGTGAGTTTGCCACCATATATGCTGCCCTTGGAACACAGGTAACAATAGTTGAAGCACTGCCTCATGTATTGCCCATGGTAGATAAGGATATTGCCATGAGATTACAAACCTTCTTAAAGAAAAAGGGAATTACCATTAAAACAAAAACAATGATCAAGGAGCTTACTGCCTCCTCAGGGTCAGTGAAAGCTGTCACTGACAGCGGTGAACTTAAAGCCAAGAAGGCACTTATTTCTGTGGGAAGGAAGGTTGCTTCCCGGGGTTTTGGAATTGAAAATACTGGGGTTGAGCTTGGCAGCAGGGGTGAGATTCTTGTAAACAAAAAGATGCAGACAAATATTCCTAATATTTATGCTATAGGTGATGTGACAAACAAAATACTACTAGCCCATGTAGCTTCTTTCCAGGGAATTGTGGCAGCAGAAAACATTCAGGGCAAAGAAGTGGAAATGGATTATGATGTTGTTCCCAATTGTGTATTTACCAAACCTGAAGTAGCTTCAGTAGGTTTAACAGATGATGAGTGTGCAAAGGAAGGAATTCCTGTTAAGGTAGGCAAATTCAATTTCATAGCTAACGGAAAGGCCGTGGCAATGGGAGAAACCGATGGAATGGTAAAAATAATTGCTAGAGAAGAGGATGATGTGATTTTAGGAATTCATATCATTGGACCCCACGCTGCTGATTTAATATCAGAAGCATCAATAGCAATTCATAATAAATTAACCCTAAAGGATATAACAGAGGTAATACATGCACATCCAACCCTGTCTGAAGCAGTAATGGAAGCTGCCGAACAAGCCCTTGGAATGGCAATACATGCTTAG
- the glnA gene encoding type I glutamate--ammonia ligase, with product MDDLRKKEIIEKAREHDVKFIRLQFTDITGVLKNVAITIEQLEKALDGELMFDGSSVDGFVRIEESDMYLRPDPDTFVVFPWRPQNGRVARLICDVYNPDGTPFNGCPRVTLKRAVAEAEKMDYTMYVGPECEFFLFHTDEKGHPTLETHDNAGYFDLTPVDLGENARRDMCVVLEQMGFEIEASHHEVAPGQHEIDFKYADAVTTADMIATFKFVVRTVAQQHGLHATFMPKPIAGINGSGMHTNQSLFKDGTNAFYDPARKYGLSKVAYNYIGGLLHHAKAICAITNPTVNSYKRLVPGYEAPIYIAWSHRNRSPLIRIPAKRGLSTRVEMRNPDPSCNPYLALAVMLRAGLDGINKELDPGSPTDVNIYTMTNEEKNERGIESLPSTIMHAVDELDKNEIVKDALGEHIVAKFKEAKHKEWESYKIQVTPWEIEQYLSRF from the coding sequence ATGGATGATTTAAGGAAAAAGGAAATTATTGAGAAAGCAAGGGAACATGACGTCAAATTCATCAGATTGCAGTTTACAGATATTACTGGAGTACTTAAAAATGTTGCAATTACCATTGAACAATTAGAAAAAGCTTTAGACGGCGAGTTAATGTTTGACGGATCTTCAGTTGATGGTTTTGTTCGTATTGAGGAATCTGACATGTACTTAAGACCTGATCCAGATACATTTGTAGTGTTTCCATGGAGACCACAAAATGGCAGGGTGGCAAGATTGATATGTGATGTTTATAATCCAGATGGAACTCCCTTTAATGGCTGCCCAAGGGTAACTCTTAAGAGAGCGGTGGCAGAAGCGGAAAAAATGGACTACACAATGTATGTTGGGCCTGAATGTGAATTCTTCTTGTTTCATACTGACGAAAAAGGCCATCCAACCTTGGAAACCCATGATAATGCTGGATATTTTGACCTTACACCAGTAGATCTGGGAGAAAATGCAAGAAGAGATATGTGTGTTGTACTGGAGCAAATGGGCTTTGAGATTGAAGCTTCACACCATGAAGTTGCACCCGGCCAGCATGAAATTGATTTTAAATATGCTGATGCTGTAACAACAGCAGATATGATTGCAACCTTTAAGTTTGTAGTAAGAACAGTAGCTCAACAGCACGGCTTGCATGCCACCTTCATGCCAAAGCCAATAGCTGGAATTAACGGATCTGGTATGCATACAAACCAATCATTATTTAAAGACGGAACAAATGCTTTCTATGACCCGGCAAGAAAATATGGCTTAAGCAAGGTGGCATATAACTATATAGGCGGATTGCTTCACCATGCCAAGGCAATATGTGCCATTACCAACCCAACAGTAAACTCATATAAAAGGCTGGTACCAGGTTACGAGGCACCTATCTATATTGCATGGTCCCATAGAAATAGAAGTCCCCTTATCAGAATTCCTGCTAAAAGAGGTCTTTCAACCAGGGTAGAAATGAGAAATCCAGATCCCTCCTGCAATCCATATTTAGCCCTGGCAGTGATGCTAAGAGCAGGTTTGGACGGCATTAATAAAGAACTGGATCCAGGTTCACCAACAGATGTAAACATTTATACAATGACTAATGAAGAGAAGAATGAGAGGGGCATTGAAAGCCTGCCATCCACTATTATGCATGCCGTTGATGAGCTTGACAAAAATGAAATCGTAAAGGACGCTCTAGGTGAGCATATAGTAGCTAAATTTAAAGAAGCAAAGCACAAGGAATGGGAGTCTTACAAGATACAGGTTACTCCCTGGGAAATTGAGCAGTATCTATCACGTTTTTAA
- a CDS encoding glutamate synthase-related protein: protein MNKCYDQGLNSLFKPEFNYELCDGCAQCVRECSFNEIKIILKNGKKLPAANQSSCGACHRCELTCPKRAITIVDRPFPLRANKLWDYKSVNRVHLQAASGAVILTGMGADNDLPNYFDRITFNACQVTNPSIDPQREPMETTTFLGRREVSYSNSKDQKQQHLIEIDLPLVFGPMSYGSISLNLQKALAKVAMKKNILWYSGEGGLHKDLYDYASRAVLQVASGRFGVSPEYLRLGGAYQIKIGQGAKPGIGGHLPGEKVLPGISETRMIPLHSDAISPAPQHDIYSIEDLKLLIHALKEATGYKPVCVKIAAVHNVAAIATGVVHAGADMIYIDGFRGGSGATPSIVRDNVGIPIELALAVVDERLRNEGIRHQASIIAAGGIRNSADVMKCIALGADAVAIGTAALVACGCHMCQRCHSGKCPWGITTNEESLLKRLDVEWAEERLRNLVEGWHHEMQELMGLNGIYDMGSFRGNRLLLRGVGLNDKELEILGIKHAGE, encoded by the coding sequence ATGAATAAATGTTACGACCAGGGTCTAAATTCCTTGTTTAAGCCAGAGTTTAATTATGAGCTATGTGATGGTTGTGCTCAATGTGTCCGGGAGTGTTCATTTAATGAGATAAAAATAATATTAAAGAATGGGAAAAAGCTGCCGGCAGCCAACCAGTCCTCTTGTGGTGCATGTCACCGTTGTGAACTAACCTGTCCTAAAAGGGCTATAACCATAGTTGACAGACCTTTTCCACTAAGGGCCAACAAGCTTTGGGACTATAAAAGTGTTAACAGGGTGCATTTACAGGCAGCTTCAGGGGCTGTTATTTTAACAGGCATGGGAGCTGATAATGATCTGCCAAATTATTTTGATAGAATAACTTTTAATGCTTGTCAGGTTACAAACCCATCCATAGATCCGCAAAGGGAGCCCATGGAAACCACTACCTTCCTTGGCAGAAGAGAAGTCTCATATAGCAATAGTAAAGACCAAAAGCAGCAACATTTGATAGAGATTGATTTGCCATTAGTCTTTGGACCAATGTCCTATGGAAGTATAAGCTTAAATCTACAGAAGGCTCTGGCAAAGGTGGCAATGAAAAAGAATATTTTATGGTATTCGGGAGAAGGTGGCCTTCATAAGGATTTATATGATTATGCATCAAGGGCTGTACTCCAGGTGGCCTCTGGAAGATTTGGTGTAAGTCCAGAATATTTAAGGCTTGGTGGAGCTTACCAAATAAAAATCGGTCAGGGTGCAAAACCGGGCATTGGTGGTCACCTGCCTGGGGAAAAGGTTCTGCCTGGAATATCTGAAACTAGAATGATACCACTTCATAGTGACGCCATATCACCTGCACCACAGCATGATATTTATTCTATAGAGGATTTAAAGCTTTTAATCCATGCATTAAAAGAAGCTACTGGTTATAAGCCAGTATGTGTTAAGATTGCAGCTGTTCACAATGTTGCTGCAATTGCCACAGGAGTAGTACATGCTGGTGCTGATATGATATATATTGATGGCTTTAGGGGAGGAAGTGGGGCAACTCCATCTATTGTAAGGGATAACGTTGGAATTCCTATAGAGCTGGCATTAGCAGTAGTTGATGAGCGATTAAGAAATGAAGGCATTAGGCACCAGGCATCAATAATTGCAGCAGGGGGTATAAGAAATAGTGCTGATGTGATGAAATGCATAGCCCTGGGTGCAGATGCCGTAGCAATAGGGACGGCTGCCCTTGTAGCATGTGGATGTCACATGTGCCAAAGATGCCATTCGGGAAAATGTCCATGGGGAATTACAACTAATGAGGAGTCTCTATTAAAACGCCTTGATGTAGAATGGGCAGAAGAACGCCTTAGAAATCTTGTAGAAGGCTGGCACCATGAAATGCAAGAGCTTATGGGGCTCAACGGAATTTATGATATGGGAAGCTTTAGAGGCAACAGACTCCTTTTAAGGGGAGTAGGCTTGAATGATAAGGAATTAGAGATTCTTGGAATAAAACATGCAGGTGAATAG
- a CDS encoding ANTAR domain-containing response regulator, with the protein MDSIYLATDDTGLQQQVQKIMSRNGYQITETANSAVKVVRDIRQRKFQLVILDYLLPGFNGLDIIDILSMEHVSIILVVNAWQTNFSELTRSGQVNSIAVKPIAENNLMPAVESALASSQEIRRLKSELDELKKKMEARKSIDKAKGILMKSLGISEEEAFRKIQKQSMNQSMSMKAVADAIINSYKFFK; encoded by the coding sequence ATGGATAGCATCTATTTAGCAACTGATGATACTGGCCTTCAACAGCAGGTTCAAAAAATTATGTCCAGAAATGGCTATCAAATTACAGAAACAGCTAATTCTGCTGTAAAAGTGGTCAGAGATATTAGACAACGTAAATTTCAATTAGTCATTTTAGACTATTTACTCCCGGGATTTAATGGACTTGATATTATTGATATTTTGTCCATGGAGCATGTGTCAATAATTCTTGTTGTAAATGCATGGCAGACAAATTTTTCAGAGCTTACCAGATCTGGCCAAGTAAACTCTATTGCGGTTAAACCAATTGCTGAGAATAACTTAATGCCAGCTGTTGAGTCTGCTTTGGCATCATCTCAAGAAATCAGGCGTTTAAAATCTGAATTAGATGAATTAAAGAAAAAAATGGAAGCTAGGAAATCCATTGACAAGGCAAAGGGCATATTGATGAAATCTCTGGGCATTTCAGAAGAAGAGGCATTTAGAAAAATTCAAAAGCAGAGCATGAATCAGTCCATGTCTATGAAAGCTGTTGCTGATGCTATAATAAACAGCTATAAATTTTTTAAATAA
- a CDS encoding glutamine synthetase family protein, with protein MNQDTYEVLEKVKENNIKFIRLQFTDVFGRLKNIAVTVEDLEKVLNRQKRFDSSAVIGITENREADIVLYPDPDSLVIFPWRPREGAVARMLCDVYNPDGSIFELCSRSKLKKVVRESYEMGYDVKIGSEIEFFLFHTTADGTPTVKAHDQAGYCDLTPVDLGENARRDMVLTLEEMGFEIGSSHHENAPGQHEIVLKHDDPIEAADKIATFKFVVRTIAQRHGLHASFMPKPLIDTNGSALHLHHSIYNNEGDNIFFEKDAKWQLSKEALSYIKGILDHAGAITAFANPLINSYKRLSPSYVAPFYMGWSQTNRNTMIRVPSEREVGCRIELRSPDPACNPYTVLAASIKTGIDGIIKFQQGCSLPEPYESIDFKHYTNINTLEEHRNAILPRNLDRALQELRSDTLIKDTLGEGFVQLYLNAKGKEWERFNSFIHPWELDEYLIHV; from the coding sequence ATGAATCAAGACACCTATGAAGTGCTAGAAAAAGTAAAGGAAAATAATATAAAATTTATTAGACTTCAGTTTACTGATGTTTTTGGAAGGCTTAAAAATATTGCTGTAACTGTTGAAGATTTAGAAAAGGTTTTAAACAGGCAAAAAAGGTTTGATTCATCTGCAGTAATTGGAATAACAGAAAACAGGGAAGCAGATATAGTTTTATATCCTGATCCAGATAGTTTGGTGATCTTCCCCTGGAGACCCAGAGAAGGAGCAGTTGCCAGAATGCTTTGTGACGTTTACAATCCAGATGGTAGTATTTTTGAACTTTGCTCCAGGTCAAAGCTTAAAAAAGTCGTTAGAGAATCTTATGAAATGGGCTATGATGTGAAAATTGGTTCGGAAATTGAGTTTTTCTTGTTTCATACCACAGCAGATGGTACTCCAACAGTTAAGGCTCACGACCAGGCTGGATACTGTGATTTGACCCCTGTGGATCTTGGAGAAAATGCTAGAAGAGACATGGTTCTTACCCTTGAGGAAATGGGATTTGAAATAGGCTCCTCCCACCATGAGAATGCTCCTGGCCAGCATGAAATAGTCCTTAAACATGATGATCCTATAGAAGCTGCAGATAAAATAGCAACCTTTAAATTTGTTGTAAGGACCATTGCCCAAAGACATGGGCTCCATGCCTCTTTTATGCCCAAGCCTCTAATTGATACCAATGGATCTGCCCTGCATCTCCATCATTCCATCTATAACAATGAAGGGGATAATATATTCTTTGAAAAAGATGCCAAGTGGCAGTTAAGTAAGGAAGCACTATCCTATATAAAGGGAATTTTAGACCATGCTGGTGCCATTACTGCTTTTGCAAACCCCTTGATTAATTCTTATAAAAGATTATCCCCTAGTTATGTAGCACCCTTTTATATGGGATGGTCCCAGACAAATAGAAATACCATGATACGGGTTCCCTCGGAAAGGGAAGTAGGCTGCCGTATAGAATTAAGGAGTCCTGACCCTGCCTGTAATCCCTATACTGTTTTAGCTGCCAGCATAAAAACTGGTATAGATGGAATTATTAAGTTTCAACAAGGCTGCTCTTTACCTGAACCTTATGAAAGCATAGATTTTAAACACTATACGAATATCAATACCCTAGAGGAACATAGAAATGCTATTTTACCACGCAATTTAGATAGGGCTTTACAGGAATTAAGAAGCGATACTCTCATTAAAGATACCCTAGGCGAAGGTTTTGTACAGCTTTATTTAAATGCTAAGGGGAAAGAGTGGGAAAGATTCAACTCATTTATCCATCCATGGGAGTTAGATGAATATCTAATCCACGTGTAA
- a CDS encoding FAD-dependent oxidoreductase, translated as MAYVIDAKGIYYRDLNDKIRSALKEGYKHILLKNVLGQRYIGTGINDPNAIIEIEGIPGEDLGFALEGSKIIVKGHGQNAIGNTMDSGTIVIHGIAGDALAYGMRGGKIFVRDDVGYRVGIHMKSYKEKVPALVIGGTAGDFLGEYMAGGTIIVLNRNNIKDDVVGKAASTLATGIHGGEIFVFESHVEQYQLGIGGAFSEVTNGDMEKITSLVNEFCREFDFDPGSLLERSIVKIVPVGSRPFENFYYPAYPVNTGLKPIHKERKSPCERSCPVGIPTGQFLKHIRQNHINKAIELLDEYTPFRNSCCGHICPHLCMDGCTRGYLDFPINSSELAKMYKTHQVTFPIDNCKGSIGVIGGGPAGLSAAYFLARLGYLVKIYEADQELGGKMFQVISRERLPLEELRHDIKRIMDMGVEVELNSPVDSEKFKELMTIHDSIIIAVGAHKGMMPPVKGIDKAVSGIDFLKDYNKGKVDRLGRKVVFLGAGDAAIDGIEAALKMGVSPENITVLDIKTPSGNKHEINRLKQKGIKFEYPVFIEEITRDGLVVAKSHMGSNLSFQADNILVFTSELPVLNFIPEELTQQKDNRGFLKPLSEKSFRVNNSNVYFVGDVSGLKLVAENIAQAKKCAYEIHADLQGIPNQWSNNMEEEDFILEPYKCSPIENPHYIEPHERCLHCGVCIQCDECVEACPRGALVREGEEFHVNLQMCGGCGTCAAVCKGSVIQMLSRR; from the coding sequence ATGGCATATGTGATTGATGCAAAGGGTATTTATTATAGAGATTTAAATGATAAAATAAGGTCCGCCTTAAAAGAGGGATATAAACATATTTTATTAAAAAATGTCCTTGGTCAGAGATATATTGGCACTGGAATAAATGACCCGAATGCCATTATTGAGATAGAGGGTATTCCAGGTGAGGACCTTGGCTTTGCCTTGGAAGGTAGTAAAATAATAGTTAAAGGCCACGGACAAAACGCAATAGGAAATACCATGGATAGTGGGACTATTGTAATTCATGGTATAGCAGGGGATGCCCTTGCTTACGGGATGCGCGGCGGGAAAATCTTTGTTAGAGATGATGTTGGTTACCGGGTTGGTATCCATATGAAGTCATATAAGGAAAAGGTTCCTGCTTTGGTTATAGGTGGTACTGCAGGAGATTTTCTAGGGGAATATATGGCGGGGGGAACTATTATTGTTTTAAATAGGAATAATATAAAGGATGATGTAGTCGGCAAAGCTGCCAGTACCCTGGCAACAGGTATTCATGGAGGCGAAATCTTCGTTTTTGAAAGCCATGTTGAACAATATCAGCTTGGAATAGGAGGAGCCTTTTCTGAAGTAACCAATGGGGATATGGAGAAGATTACTTCTCTAGTTAATGAATTTTGCCGTGAGTTTGATTTTGATCCAGGCAGTTTACTCGAACGCAGTATTGTTAAGATTGTTCCTGTGGGCAGCAGACCTTTTGAAAATTTCTATTATCCCGCATATCCAGTAAATACAGGTCTAAAACCAATTCATAAGGAGAGAAAATCTCCATGTGAAAGATCCTGTCCTGTTGGTATTCCTACTGGACAATTTCTTAAGCATATAAGACAAAATCATATTAACAAAGCAATAGAGCTTTTAGATGAATATACTCCCTTCAGGAACAGCTGCTGCGGCCATATATGTCCACATTTATGCATGGATGGATGTACCAGGGGATATTTAGATTTCCCAATTAATAGCAGTGAATTGGCTAAAATGTATAAAACCCATCAAGTTACTTTTCCAATAGATAATTGTAAGGGTTCTATTGGTGTTATTGGAGGAGGCCCAGCTGGACTTAGTGCTGCATACTTTCTTGCACGTTTAGGATATTTGGTAAAGATTTATGAAGCAGACCAGGAGCTTGGAGGAAAAATGTTCCAAGTAATTTCCAGAGAAAGGTTGCCTCTTGAAGAACTCAGGCATGATATTAAGAGAATTATGGACATGGGAGTAGAGGTAGAATTAAACTCGCCAGTAGATTCAGAGAAATTCAAGGAGCTCATGACTATCCATGACAGCATTATTATTGCAGTCGGTGCTCACAAGGGTATGATGCCCCCTGTTAAAGGCATAGATAAGGCTGTTTCTGGCATAGACTTCTTAAAGGATTACAACAAGGGAAAGGTAGACAGATTAGGTAGGAAAGTAGTTTTTTTAGGAGCTGGTGATGCAGCAATTGATGGTATAGAAGCAGCTCTAAAAATGGGAGTTAGTCCAGAAAATATAACAGTACTTGATATAAAAACCCCTTCTGGAAATAAACATGAGATAAATAGACTAAAACAGAAAGGTATAAAATTCGAATATCCGGTTTTTATTGAGGAAATTACTAGGGATGGTCTGGTAGTTGCTAAAAGCCACATGGGAAGTAACCTTAGTTTTCAAGCGGATAATATTCTGGTTTTTACAAGTGAACTGCCAGTATTAAATTTTATACCAGAGGAGTTAACGCAGCAAAAGGACAATAGGGGCTTTTTGAAGCCTTTATCTGAAAAAAGCTTTAGAGTTAATAATTCAAATGTATACTTTGTAGGTGATGTTAGTGGGCTGAAGCTTGTTGCAGAAAACATAGCCCAGGCCAAAAAATGTGCTTATGAAATTCACGCAGACCTGCAGGGGATTCCAAATCAATGGAGTAATAACATGGAAGAAGAGGACTTTATTCTAGAACCTTACAAATGTTCTCCCATAGAAAATCCACATTATATTGAACCCCATGAACGCTGTTTACATTGTGGTGTGTGCATCCAATGTGATGAATGTGTTGAGGCATGCCCCAGGGGAGCCCTTGTCAGAGAAGGTGAAGAATTTCATGTAAATCTTCAAATGTGCGGCGGTTGTGGAACTTGTGCAGCAGTGTGCAAAGGCTCGGTTATACAAATGTTATCCAGGAGGTAA
- the lipA gene encoding lipoyl synthase: MSKTRFPDWLKRRIPASANINKTNEILKSLNLNTVCESALCPNRGECFTKKTATFMILGNTCTRNCGFCAVPVDNKPGPVNTEEPDKIVQAVKQLGLKHVVITSVTRDDLSDGGAGHFSAVIRKLKEFDKSLIIEVLTPDFAGSISAIEAVTLAKPNIYNHNLETVPELYKIVRPEADYDRSLNLLKLVKSLDEEIYTKSGIMVGLGETFEQVGKVLEDLRCVNCDVVTIGQYLAPSQKHLEVKEFVHPEVFKEYEALGQSLGFKHVAAAPFVRSSFNADDFSKKVLSVN, from the coding sequence ATGAGTAAGACTAGATTTCCTGATTGGTTAAAAAGAAGAATCCCAGCTTCTGCAAATATCAATAAGACAAATGAAATATTAAAAAGTCTAAACCTCAACACTGTGTGTGAAAGTGCACTTTGTCCCAATAGGGGTGAATGCTTTACAAAAAAAACTGCAACCTTCATGATATTAGGAAATACATGTACCCGTAATTGTGGTTTTTGTGCTGTTCCAGTTGATAATAAGCCAGGTCCTGTTAATACTGAGGAACCAGATAAAATAGTCCAGGCTGTCAAGCAATTAGGACTTAAGCACGTGGTTATTACTTCAGTTACAAGAGATGACTTGTCAGATGGAGGGGCAGGGCATTTTAGTGCGGTGATTAGGAAACTAAAAGAGTTTGATAAAAGCCTGATCATTGAGGTTCTAACTCCTGATTTTGCTGGTTCCATATCAGCTATTGAAGCGGTAACCCTTGCCAAACCCAATATATATAATCATAACCTTGAGACAGTCCCAGAGCTGTATAAAATAGTCAGGCCTGAAGCTGATTACGATAGAAGTCTTAATCTATTAAAGCTAGTGAAATCACTTGACGAGGAAATATATACAAAATCAGGGATTATGGTAGGCCTGGGTGAAACCTTTGAACAGGTAGGAAAGGTTTTGGAAGATCTAAGGTGTGTAAATTGCGATGTAGTAACCATAGGCCAGTATCTTGCACCGTCTCAAAAGCATTTGGAGGTAAAGGAATTTGTTCATCCAGAAGTGTTTAAGGAATATGAAGCCCTTGGACAAAGTCTGGGGTTTAAGCATGTAGCAGCAGCGCCCTTTGTGCGCAGCTCCTTTAATGCCGATGATTTCTCAAAAAAAGTTTTAAGTGTGAACTAG